One Malaclemys terrapin pileata isolate rMalTer1 chromosome 21, rMalTer1.hap1, whole genome shotgun sequence DNA window includes the following coding sequences:
- the BOLA1 gene encoding bolA-like protein 1, which produces MLPSRLLRQALPRPAPSFGYSTAGPAMEEKPVESSIRAKLLQALQPVHLEVHNESSMHAVPRGSETHFKVVIASQRFAGLPLLQRHRLVNEILQAELAGPVHALSIQAKTPQQWEENQRVNQSPGCLGGSKHDPHMATKLGSQG; this is translated from the coding sequence ATGCTCCCCTCCCGCCTCCTTCGCCAAGCCCTCCCTCGGCCAGCCCCCAGCTTTGGGTACTCGACAGCCGGTCCCGCCATGGAGGAGAAGCCGGTGGAGTCGTCCATTCGCGCCAAGCTCCTGCAGGCCCTGCAGCCGGTGCACCTGGAAGTGCACAACGAGAGCTCCATGCACGCCGTGCCCCGGGGCTCCGAGACCCACTTCAAGGTGGTGATCGCCAGCCAGCGCTTCGccggcctgcccctgctccagcgCCACCGGCTGGTGAATGAGATCCTCCAGGCTGAGCTGGCCGGGCCCGTCCATGCCCTCTCCATCCAAGCCAAGACCCCCCAGCAGTGGGAAGAGAACCAGAGAGTGAACCAGAGTCCGGGATGCCTCGGGGGATCCAAACACGACCCGCATATGGCGACCAAACTGGGCAGCCAGGGGTGA